A stretch of Pseudomonas sp. LRP2-20 DNA encodes these proteins:
- a CDS encoding ABC transporter ATP-binding protein: MAQATPALEIRNLHKRYGEQEILKGISLTARDGDVISILGSSGSGKSTLLRCINLLENPHQGEILVAGESLKLKAAKNGDLIAADNRQINRLRSEIGFVFQNFNLWPHMSILDNIIEAPRRVLGQSKAEAIEAAEALLNKVGIYDKRHSYPAQLSGGQQQRAAIARTLAMKPKVILFDEPTSALDPEMVQEVLNVIRALAEEGRTMLLVTHEMNFARQVSSEVVFLHQGLVEEQGSPQQVFENPTSARCKQFMSSHR; the protein is encoded by the coding sequence ATGGCCCAGGCCACGCCCGCGCTGGAAATCCGCAATCTGCACAAACGCTACGGCGAGCAGGAAATTCTCAAGGGCATTTCGCTGACCGCGCGCGACGGTGACGTGATCTCCATCCTGGGGTCGTCTGGCTCCGGCAAGTCCACCCTGCTGCGCTGCATCAACCTGTTGGAAAACCCGCACCAGGGCGAAATCCTCGTTGCCGGCGAAAGCCTCAAGCTCAAGGCCGCCAAGAACGGCGACCTGATCGCCGCCGACAACCGCCAGATCAACCGCCTGCGCAGCGAGATCGGCTTCGTCTTCCAGAACTTCAACCTGTGGCCACACATGTCGATCCTCGACAACATCATCGAGGCGCCACGCCGCGTGCTCGGCCAGAGCAAGGCCGAGGCCATCGAAGCCGCCGAAGCGCTGCTGAACAAGGTTGGCATCTACGACAAGCGCCACAGCTACCCCGCCCAGCTTTCCGGTGGCCAGCAACAGCGTGCTGCCATCGCCCGCACCTTGGCCATGAAGCCCAAGGTCATCCTGTTCGACGAGCCGACCTCGGCGCTCGATCCGGAAATGGTCCAGGAAGTGCTTAACGTTATCCGCGCACTGGCCGAAGAAGGCCGTACCATGCTGCTGGTGACGCACGAGATGAACTTTGCCCGCCAGGTGTCCAGTGAAGTGGTCTTCCTGCACCAGGGCCTGGTTGAAGAGCAAGGATCGCCGCAGCAGGTCTTCGAAAACCCGACCTCGGCGCGTTGCAAGCAATTCATGTCCAGCCACCGCTAA